The region CATCTCAGCTCCTCAGGGATGAGTAGGGTCTCCTGCTtcctcaccccccgcccccccccccccgtggccTAGCACTGAGACCTGTGGGTGCAGGAGAGGCTGGAGGAGCAAGGCTTAGGCACTGCAGGTGGACAGAGGGCCCAGAGCCCAGCGTCTCACTGGGTGTGCTGTAGGTTTGACTGTGGTggattgggggggggggctgtgcTTCCCAGTGTTGGGAGCCCCCCGAGCTCCTGGCAGCACCCCAGTCTCTCTCACCTGAgcccccaggcctctccctgtcTACCTCAAACGGACCGCAGCCCCAGCTGCCCACAGGGAGGGGCTCCCGTGATAGGGACACCCAGGCAAGGTGTGTGGGAGGCTCTCTGCACCTTGCTTTCCTGTCTTGCAAAGTGAGAGGTTCAGTGAGTCACTGCATGCTATCCCTAGAGCAACACCTGGTGACACATGGGGACCCTTGTCCACCAAGGGGCAGAGTCAGGCTGAGGGACAGCAGCTCAGAGGCCCCAGGTGCGACAGGGCGCGTGGCAGTCTTAGGTGCCAGACCTCTAAATGTAAAGCAGTGGGTGGTGATTAACCCCAGAAACCATGGACCTCATAATTCCTGTATTTCCAGACacctttgggggtggggagagcctcTGGGGTGACACCACACCAGAAGAGGCCTGGGTTCCTGCTGCCAAGCTACTGGAACAGAGGCTGGTGACGttaccctgggcctcagtttcctcagtagGGTGGCCACTGGAAACCTGGCTCCATGCCCAGCCCTCTCCTACCTCCCACACTGACCTGACTGCCCCCCCCCATCCCAGGCCAAGCGTGCTGGAGTGACGTGCATCATCCTGCCAACCGAGAACAAGAAGGATTTCTACGACCTGGCAGCCTTCATCACCGAGGGCCTGGAGGTGCACTTCGTGGAGCACTACCGTGAGATCTTCAACATCGCCTTCCCTGAGGAGCAGGCCGAGGCCCTGGCTGTGGAGCGGTGACGCCGGCTCTGGGCACTGCAGGCACCGCTGGGCCCGCCGGGGCTGGAACTGCGCTCAGGGGAGAGGCTCCAGGCAGCTGAGCCACAGGAAGCTCAGGAGAGGCCTGGAGCCCGCCCTCAATCATGGCTTAATCACTGACTATTTAATTATGATTAAAAGCCGTTTCCAGTACTGCTTGGTTGGCTGTGGCTTCTTTCTGTGCTCACCACCCTGCCTGTCACCAAGGTGCCCAGGGACACGTGTGCCCCAGCAGATGGCACCCCCCCCTTCCCACTGGCAGCACAGAAACCCCAAGTTTCTGGAAAAGTTTTATTGTGCACAGAGGGGAAGGGCTCAGTCCTTCTTGGCTGCCGCCTTCCTCATGGCGGCCAGGACATTGCTcagctcctctctcttcctcttggcACGGATGTGTGTCCCCACCTGCCGGGCAAGGAGGGCCGTGAGCCTAAGCCCCAAGTCCCACCCCGGCCCTAACAGGGGTCCTACCTACCCTTTTCTTGATGAACTTGAGGGCCCGCTTGTCCTTGGAGACCTTGAGCAGCTCCATGGCCCGCCGCTCATAAGGGGCAAAGCCGCACACCTCCCGGATCATGTCCCGCACGAACTTGGTGTGCTTGGTGAGGCGCTGCGGGAGAAGGGAGGCGTCAGGGCGGGGCTCGGAGGGGGTCTCCGGGTGGAGTGTTGTATGTCTGCTAACAAGGGAAGCCCAAATCCTCCCCAGTCCCCAATCTTATCAACATTAAAGTGGCACGTCACACCCGGCCTTTGCACAGGGTGTTCCCCAGGCCCAGAACCCTCTCGCCCTGGACACAAGCTGGGCACCGTGGAGTCGGGGCCGCTtaatgaagaaatatataaacCCCCATGAGCCTACGACTCCTCAACCTGACACACAAGGAATCCGCTTTCCCTCCACATTCCAACCCCGATCCAGAAACCCTTCTACTCGGCAAACTCCTGCTCATGCGTCAAAATTCGCTCCCAATTCGCTCCTGCCCCAGCTTCCGAATCCACGGGCCAGGTGGGTCCCATTACTTAGCCCCGGCGGGCGTTCGCCGCGCAGGCGCGTAACCGGCATCTTCACTCTGCTCTGCGCAAGCCTGACACCCCCTTTCTTCCGTTTAAGACACCagggctggacttccctggtggcgcagtggttgagagtccgcctgcctatgcaggggacacgggttcgtgccccggtctgggaagatcccacatgccgcggagcggctgggcccgtgagccatggccactgagcctgcgcgtccggagcctgtgctccgcaacgtgagaggccacggcagtgagaggcccgcgtaccgcaaacaagaCACCAGGGCTCCCCACTGCCCaaggctccccactgccctcggGACTCGACTCCCGACGGCGCTCCCGGCACTCACCCCACGGCGGCGGCTGTGCCTCGGCTTGCTCACGTTCTTGGTCACCTTGTGGCCCTTGTTGAGGCCCACGGCCATGGGGTAGCGCAGAGCCATGGCTGcggacaggggtggggagagaggggtggaGGTGAGTCCCAGCTCGGTCCCCGCCGCCCGGAACCCCGCGCCTCGGCTCCCCCGGGCTTGCTCGCTGCACCCAACCATACCCCCGAGCTGCACTGGAGCCCCAAGGGTCCGGATGGCAGCTGATGGTACTCGCGCTGGGCTTCACTAACCTGCTGCTCTTTAATGGCTGCCGCGGCGGAAGGGCCTCAAACGCGCCGAACTCTGGGATTTCTACCGACCCGCGGGCGGCGCGGGCCAGAGAGGCAGGAATGTCGCGGGCTCCCCCTGGCGGCTGGAGGCGTCCCTGTGGGCCCCCTGAGCATGCGCGCTTATCCTCACG is a window of Globicephala melas chromosome 3, mGloMel1.2, whole genome shotgun sequence DNA encoding:
- the RPL36 gene encoding large ribosomal subunit protein eL36; the encoded protein is MALRYPMAVGLNKGHKVTKNVSKPRHSRRRGRLTKHTKFVRDMIREVCGFAPYERRAMELLKVSKDKRALKFIKKRVGTHIRAKRKREELSNVLAAMRKAAAKKD